In Lysinibacillus sp. FSL M8-0337, the following proteins share a genomic window:
- a CDS encoding VOC family protein translates to MKIKRMDHIGIIVNDLSAAKSFFLDFGLEVKGEWEMAGELMGYAAGLSDAKVACVGLGMPDGQTWIELIKFYSPLAEGDFQQPCANTLGIRHIAFAVENIEAIVAKLKKNGKEIFSEIQQYEERYKLCYVRGPEGIILELAEEIKK, encoded by the coding sequence TTGAAGATTAAAAGAATGGATCATATAGGGATAATTGTCAATGACCTCTCTGCTGCTAAATCGTTTTTTCTCGATTTTGGACTTGAGGTGAAAGGGGAATGGGAAATGGCAGGGGAGTTGATGGGATATGCAGCTGGGCTTTCTGACGCAAAAGTAGCGTGTGTGGGATTGGGCATGCCGGACGGTCAGACTTGGATAGAACTAATAAAATTTTATTCGCCGTTAGCTGAAGGGGATTTTCAGCAACCCTGTGCTAATACTCTGGGAATCCGACATATCGCATTTGCTGTTGAAAATATTGAAGCGATTGTTGCCAAACTAAAAAAGAACGGTAAGGAAATCTTTAGTGAGATACAGCAATACGAAGAACGCTATAAGCTTTGCTACGTGCGAGGTCCAGAGGGCATTATTTTGGAGTTAGCTGAAGAAATCAAAAAGTAA
- a CDS encoding ABC-2 transporter permease → MFNLIWRDVIMQKKLLLTFIPFIAFFIFMDSHPALIFLVASIFIPFNAYAYDEKAETNILLNSLPYTRKEIIASRYLGALVYMILSIAVTSLALMVFNKTFSLTDIAISVGLFILFVSLTLPMFYIFKPGYITMVIMISFILLAGIGPSIVIFLAEHLTAITDFIIHLSITTIYIAATVVILLVFLLSWGITTAIYQRKAF, encoded by the coding sequence ATGTTTAATTTAATCTGGCGCGATGTAATCATGCAAAAAAAGCTACTCTTAACGTTTATTCCTTTTATAGCATTCTTTATTTTTATGGATTCGCATCCTGCTCTTATCTTTTTAGTAGCTAGTATTTTTATTCCTTTTAATGCTTATGCTTACGATGAAAAAGCAGAAACAAATATACTATTAAATTCTTTACCATACACACGTAAAGAAATTATTGCTTCACGCTATCTTGGAGCACTAGTTTATATGATTTTATCCATTGCCGTGACAAGCTTAGCATTAATGGTCTTTAATAAAACGTTTTCACTAACGGATATCGCAATTTCTGTAGGGTTATTTATATTATTTGTTTCCCTTACTTTGCCAATGTTTTATATATTTAAACCAGGTTATATCACAATGGTTATTATGATTAGTTTCATCCTTTTAGCAGGTATAGGACCGTCTATTGTTATCTTTTTAGCTGAACATTTAACAGCCATAACGGATTTTATTATCCACTTATCCATTACAACAATTTATATAGCTGCAACAGTGGTGATTTTGCTAGTATTTTTACTTTCGTGGGGTATTACTACAGCAATTTACCAACGAAAAGCATTTTAA
- the crtI gene encoding phytoene desaturase family protein, with product MKKNKEIIIVGAGPGGLASAMLLTAKGFNVKVFEKKNYIGGRTSEIQLGEYKFDMGPTFLNMLYIVEEIFELTGRNIHDYIELIDLNPMYELIFSDKKIKMTRDRNEMIRQINELFPGNEGSYERYMKETNRKLEKLAPVLQTSMNRFTDLLQPKVLKALGELEVGKSLIDTLSRYYKQEELQLAFTFQAKYLGMSPWESPGAFSILSYIEHAYGVYHVKGGLNKLTQAMAKVVRENNGEIFTGIGVSKLWLEGRKVRGVILENGEKVAADDVIINGDFAHAMTNLVEPGVLKKYSKEKLDKKKYSCSTFMLYLGVNKTFDLPHHTIWFAEDYRQNVEDITNAKILSDDPSIYIQNAVVTDPTVAPQGKSTLYILAPVPNNFSNIEWEKCEKDYRDMLIGMLEQKLGIDNLAQYIEEEKMISPRGWEEEIDVYKGATFNLGHQLTQMLTFRPHNKFEELDHCWLVGGGTHPGSGLPIILESARITANGILRKEKMTEFAIKPLPKVELFDPKMPKGHGNGIDAVQI from the coding sequence ATGAAAAAGAACAAAGAAATCATTATTGTCGGAGCTGGCCCGGGTGGGTTAGCATCAGCGATGTTGCTAACTGCAAAGGGTTTCAATGTAAAAGTATTTGAGAAAAAGAATTATATTGGTGGGAGAACGAGCGAAATACAGCTAGGCGAATACAAGTTTGATATGGGCCCTACATTTTTAAATATGCTATATATTGTAGAAGAGATTTTTGAACTTACTGGAAGAAATATTCATGATTACATAGAGCTAATTGACTTGAATCCTATGTATGAGCTGATTTTTAGTGATAAAAAAATTAAAATGACACGTGACAGAAACGAAATGATTCGCCAAATAAATGAGCTTTTCCCGGGAAATGAAGGAAGCTATGAGCGATATATGAAGGAAACAAATCGCAAATTAGAAAAATTAGCCCCTGTTTTACAAACGAGTATGAATCGCTTTACAGATTTACTTCAACCAAAGGTTTTAAAAGCATTAGGAGAGCTAGAAGTCGGTAAATCTTTAATTGATACATTATCGCGCTATTATAAACAAGAAGAATTACAGCTTGCGTTTACTTTCCAAGCGAAGTATCTTGGTATGTCTCCTTGGGAAAGTCCAGGTGCCTTTTCGATCCTCTCTTATATTGAGCATGCCTATGGCGTGTATCATGTTAAAGGTGGCTTGAACAAGTTAACACAAGCGATGGCTAAAGTTGTACGTGAAAATAATGGAGAAATTTTTACAGGCATTGGTGTATCAAAATTATGGTTAGAAGGACGTAAAGTAAGAGGTGTTATTTTAGAAAATGGTGAAAAAGTTGCGGCTGATGATGTCATTATTAACGGAGACTTTGCTCATGCCATGACGAATCTAGTAGAACCAGGTGTACTAAAAAAATATTCGAAGGAAAAGTTAGACAAGAAAAAATACTCTTGTTCAACATTTATGTTATATCTAGGTGTCAATAAAACATTTGATTTGCCACACCATACAATTTGGTTTGCTGAGGACTATCGTCAAAATGTGGAAGATATTACAAATGCCAAAATATTATCAGACGACCCTTCCATTTATATCCAAAATGCTGTGGTGACTGATCCAACAGTTGCACCACAAGGGAAATCAACGCTATATATTCTTGCACCTGTACCGAATAACTTTAGTAATATCGAATGGGAGAAATGTGAAAAAGACTATCGTGATATGTTAATAGGAATGCTTGAACAGAAACTTGGGATTGATAATCTTGCACAATATATTGAAGAAGAAAAAATGATTTCGCCAAGAGGTTGGGAAGAGGAAATTGATGTATATAAAGGGGCGACCTTTAATCTAGGACATCAGTTAACACAAATGCTAACATTCCGTCCTCATAATAAATTTGAAGAGTTGGATCATTGCTGGCTAGTAGGAGGAGGTACGCATCCAGGAAGTGGATTACCTATTATTTTAGAGTCGGCACGTATTACGGCAAATGGTATTTTAAGAAAAGAGAAGATGACGGAATTCGCTATAAAGCCATTACCAAAAGTAGAACTCTTTGACCCTAAAATGCCAAAAGGACATGGTAACGGAATCGATGCGGTACAAATTTAA
- a CDS encoding holin: MDLTNIFMIAMVMMVIVLAVSEVLKKTFKINTQYMPITSIVIGIFVGLVCWPLSEYPAYMMLMAGFIAGLTASGTFDLLKAAKKEGEQ, translated from the coding sequence ATGGATTTAACAAACATTTTTATGATTGCAATGGTGATGATGGTTATCGTTTTAGCGGTATCTGAAGTACTGAAAAAGACATTTAAAATTAATACACAATACATGCCAATCACATCGATAGTGATTGGTATTTTTGTTGGCTTAGTTTGTTGGCCGTTATCAGAGTATCCAGCGTATATGATGTTGATGGCAGGATTTATTGCAGGGCTTACAGCTTCTGGTACGTTTGATTTATTAAAGGCAGCTAAAAAAGAGGGTGAGCAATAA
- a CDS encoding GntR family transcriptional regulator, which yields MQIIISNSSKEPIYEQITNQMKSSILAGELQEGAAIPSMRKLAQDLQISVITTKRAYEELEKAGFIYSIVGKGSFVAEQNLEVIREKKQKVIEEQLSAVITNSKEIGLSLDELHQLLDILSEE from the coding sequence ATGCAAATAATTATTTCCAATAGTTCAAAGGAGCCGATTTATGAACAAATTACAAATCAAATGAAATCGTCTATTTTAGCTGGGGAGCTACAGGAGGGTGCAGCCATACCTTCGATGCGCAAACTCGCACAGGATTTACAAATTAGTGTGATCACGACTAAACGTGCTTATGAGGAATTAGAGAAAGCAGGCTTTATCTATTCTATTGTTGGAAAGGGTTCTTTTGTCGCAGAGCAAAATCTTGAAGTAATTAGAGAGAAAAAACAGAAAGTCATTGAGGAGCAGTTGAGTGCCGTTATAACGAATAGTAAGGAAATTGGCCTGTCACTCGATGAATTGCATCAATTATTGGATATTTTATCTGAGGAGTGA
- a CDS encoding DinB family protein, whose amino-acid sequence MFQTVDHFIQSWAFEASATQKYLNTLTDQSLTQTITSDNWTLGRIAWHTVTAIHIITSNTNLTFEAPTVDYPVPTSAHYIADCYHQASSAFIHALTTQWKDKTMTEYIQFLGQEIPNGSLLLFLMQHQSHHRGQMSVLMRQAGLNVPGIYGPSKEEWANFGMDAPQM is encoded by the coding sequence ATGTTCCAAACTGTAGACCATTTTATACAATCTTGGGCATTTGAAGCGAGTGCCACACAAAAATACCTCAACACGCTGACGGACCAATCCCTTACACAAACCATCACATCAGATAATTGGACTTTAGGACGCATTGCTTGGCATACTGTAACTGCTATTCATATTATTACATCCAATACAAACTTAACGTTTGAAGCTCCAACAGTCGATTATCCCGTCCCTACCTCGGCTCATTATATAGCAGACTGTTATCACCAAGCTAGTAGTGCATTTATCCATGCATTAACAACGCAATGGAAAGACAAGACAATGACGGAATATATACAATTTCTAGGCCAAGAAATACCGAATGGATCACTATTATTGTTTTTAATGCAACATCAAAGTCACCATCGCGGGCAAATGAGCGTTCTTATGCGACAGGCTGGTTTAAACGTTCCAGGCATTTATGGCCCTTCAAAAGAGGAATGGGCAAACTTTGGTATGGATGCCCCACAAATGTAA
- a CDS encoding ABC transporter ATP-binding protein, with protein sequence MENVIELKNVTKHFKGFSVKNIDLQVKQGFVTGFIGANGAGKSTTIKMMMNLLKADAGEVKVFGLDYKTHEKAIKERIGFVYDGNIFFEGLNLKDIKRIVAPAYKNWDDTLFYHYVEQFELPMNKAVKTFSKGMQMKASLAIALSHHAELILMDEPTAGLDPIFRRELLNLLQELMIDGNRTIFFSTHITTDLNRIADYIAFIQKGQLVFNKSIHDVTENYAIVKGRVDLLDRDTEQAFVHIHRATTGFEALTDNISAVKNIFGESVIIDPASLEDIMYYMKGRESYV encoded by the coding sequence GTGGAAAATGTAATTGAGTTAAAAAACGTAACTAAGCATTTTAAAGGTTTTTCAGTGAAAAATATTGATTTACAAGTAAAGCAAGGGTTTGTAACAGGATTTATAGGGGCAAATGGGGCTGGGAAATCGACAACGATAAAGATGATGATGAATTTATTAAAGGCAGATGCAGGGGAAGTGAAGGTTTTTGGGTTAGACTACAAGACCCATGAGAAGGCAATCAAGGAACGCATTGGGTTTGTATATGATGGCAATATATTTTTTGAAGGGCTCAACTTAAAAGATATCAAGCGTATTGTTGCACCGGCTTATAAAAATTGGGATGATACATTATTTTATCACTATGTGGAACAATTCGAACTACCGATGAATAAAGCAGTGAAAACTTTCTCAAAAGGAATGCAAATGAAGGCTTCGTTGGCGATAGCCTTATCACATCATGCCGAGCTAATACTCATGGATGAGCCAACAGCAGGTTTAGATCCAATTTTTAGACGGGAACTGTTGAATCTCTTACAAGAGTTAATGATTGATGGGAATCGTACTATTTTCTTTTCCACGCATATTACCACAGACTTAAATCGAATTGCAGATTATATAGCTTTTATACAAAAAGGACAATTAGTGTTTAATAAGTCCATTCATGATGTTACAGAAAACTATGCTATTGTAAAAGGAAGAGTGGATCTGCTGGATCGAGATACAGAACAAGCCTTTGTACACATTCATCGTGCAACTACAGGTTTTGAAGCATTAACGGATAATATTAGCGCAGTGAAAAATATTTTCGGGGAGTCCGTTATCATTGACCCAGCATCATTGGAAGATATTATGTATTACATGAAAGGGAGAGAAAGCTATGTTTAA
- a CDS encoding PIN-like domain-containing protein: MKGKFQGLTPYNENDLSCIWKEAIFIVDTNVLLNFYRYSTKRSYSTIYDILKSFNEQNRLYVPYQVALEYFFNCDNVIDLQKQGIHNFSSQIKEKINNLTSEIQDISDTFKKTHPYLILNNFNPIMDDIVSIQNKLEEIKNYELRSLKSTDEIQLNLLNLLKESTGEPYPKEKLEEIEKTAEERYKKKIPPGWEDAQGSTKKESIRTFGEYQYNQKYGDYILWCHIIDRVRNSTEKKPIIFITEDSKSDWWVKKRDKIIRPQPHLLKEFYDLTNEEILIYRIDTFIQDAIIYNRVKVDQETFEELSKELNNIRKEAILNVLNDKPADSGSIFEYENWDFIKESTQYLNPEQIEELEKVKAKNKIIKDGKILNTMEYISPVVLISEMAQGNVKKTIMDNIDTIYSFDVNLANKFTQNLLLIPNKAGSGLSDYLKLLKETEGYIELIKSSMNDV, encoded by the coding sequence TTGAAAGGTAAATTTCAAGGCTTAACTCCATACAATGAGAATGATCTATCATGTATTTGGAAAGAGGCAATTTTTATAGTAGATACCAATGTACTGTTAAATTTTTATCGTTATTCTACTAAACGTAGTTATTCAACAATATATGATATATTAAAAAGTTTTAATGAACAAAACCGATTGTATGTTCCATACCAAGTTGCATTAGAATACTTTTTCAATTGTGATAATGTAATTGATTTACAAAAACAAGGTATTCATAATTTTTCATCGCAAATTAAAGAAAAAATAAATAACTTAACTTCAGAAATACAAGATATTTCAGATACATTTAAAAAAACCCATCCATATCTAATACTTAATAATTTTAATCCTATAATGGATGACATAGTTTCTATTCAAAATAAACTTGAGGAAATTAAAAATTACGAACTTAGGTCATTAAAGTCTACAGACGAAATTCAATTAAATTTATTAAATTTATTGAAAGAATCTACTGGCGAACCATATCCGAAGGAAAAGTTAGAAGAAATTGAAAAAACAGCAGAAGAAAGATATAAGAAAAAAATACCGCCAGGCTGGGAAGATGCACAGGGCAGTACTAAAAAAGAGAGTATTCGTACATTCGGAGAATACCAGTATAATCAGAAATATGGAGACTATATATTATGGTGTCATATTATTGACAGAGTAAGAAACTCAACGGAAAAAAAACCAATAATATTTATTACTGAAGATAGCAAATCAGACTGGTGGGTAAAAAAGAGAGATAAGATTATACGTCCTCAACCTCATCTGCTAAAAGAATTCTACGATCTTACAAATGAAGAAATACTAATTTATAGGATTGATACATTCATTCAAGATGCTATCATCTATAATAGAGTAAAGGTAGATCAAGAAACTTTTGAAGAGTTATCGAAAGAATTGAATAACATCCGTAAAGAAGCTATATTAAATGTTTTAAATGATAAACCAGCAGATTCTGGTTCTATATTTGAATATGAAAATTGGGACTTTATAAAAGAATCAACTCAATATTTAAACCCTGAACAAATAGAAGAATTAGAAAAAGTGAAGGCTAAAAACAAAATAATTAAAGATGGTAAAATTTTGAATACCATGGAGTATATATCCCCTGTTGTTCTTATTTCAGAAATGGCTCAAGGTAATGTGAAAAAAACAATTATGGATAACATTGATACTATATACTCATTTGATGTGAATTTAGCTAATAAGTTTACACAAAACCTTTTATTAATCCCTAATAAGGCAGGGTCTGGGCTATCAGATTACTTAAAACTTTTAAAAGAAACTGAAGGATACATAGAGTTAATTAAAAGTTCAATGAACGATGTTTGA
- a CDS encoding YfzA family protein, whose protein sequence is MIGTDKVYNNQLGKRWVLTIGVFLIVQLIFIAIDGTLLEPKINDSGNLFARIARWILDLTLFTKWIAPYSFPFFNLVTTVHVIAILIQAVHDIIQRGFQHRKKRD, encoded by the coding sequence ATGATAGGAACTGATAAAGTATATAACAATCAACTTGGAAAACGATGGGTGCTTACCATTGGTGTATTTTTGATTGTTCAATTGATTTTTATCGCTATTGATGGCACTTTACTGGAGCCAAAAATCAACGATAGTGGCAACTTATTTGCCAGAATTGCAAGATGGATACTCGATTTGACGCTCTTTACTAAATGGATTGCTCCTTATTCTTTTCCATTTTTTAATTTGGTCACAACAGTTCATGTAATTGCCATTCTCATTCAAGCAGTACATGACATTATACAAAGAGGTTTTCAACATAGGAAGAAGAGGGATTAG
- a CDS encoding N-acetylmuramoyl-L-alanine amidase, which produces MVTIRKKLVTDAQAAKVTNGKGNVKRYIVIHETDNTRSGADADAHARLQANGNSRAASWHWSIDDKEAVQSFEHTWKCWAAGTATGNNQGIHFEICVNSDGDYTKAIRNAAELVAKIMKDEGIPITNVVQHNYFSGKNCPRNVREGRISWSQFLEMVTSCGVGTQQSKLVTDTNKYRVMTGTYSTLQAAENVLDVLKHRFGWVAYIEQDGKIWRVKTGTFTGAVAAQDGTNKIKTAKLAKVVNVVVA; this is translated from the coding sequence ATGGTAACTATTCGTAAAAAGCTAGTAACTGATGCACAGGCAGCTAAAGTCACAAACGGTAAAGGCAATGTGAAAAGATATATTGTAATTCATGAGACGGACAATACACGTTCAGGAGCAGACGCTGATGCTCACGCTCGCTTACAAGCAAACGGAAATAGTCGAGCAGCAAGCTGGCATTGGTCAATAGATGATAAAGAAGCTGTGCAATCATTTGAACATACTTGGAAATGTTGGGCTGCAGGGACTGCAACAGGGAATAATCAAGGGATACATTTTGAAATTTGCGTCAATAGTGACGGGGACTACACAAAAGCCATCCGAAATGCGGCTGAACTTGTTGCAAAAATTATGAAAGATGAAGGTATCCCTATAACAAATGTGGTTCAGCACAATTATTTTAGCGGTAAAAATTGTCCTAGAAATGTACGTGAAGGAAGAATTAGTTGGAGTCAGTTTCTTGAAATGGTCACTTCGTGCGGAGTAGGGACACAACAATCAAAACTTGTTACAGACACTAATAAATACCGTGTTATGACAGGCACATATAGTACTTTACAGGCTGCTGAAAATGTATTAGATGTGTTAAAACATCGATTCGGTTGGGTTGCTTATATTGAACAAGATGGTAAGATATGGCGTGTAAAAACAGGAACATTTACAGGTGCTGTAGCTGCTCAAGATGGGACGAATAAAATAAAGACAGCTAAGCTTGCTAAAGTTGTGAACGTTGTGGTTGCATAA
- a CDS encoding EAL domain-containing protein codes for MPCKSCLVLELQFDIQLKGQQNLSLMEKVVNYFKRRGLLISVKDDFFIIQESGVRELLDFCHDYMDLAQVYFRFDNRTWQPITEIEPILEMKWIDEVIRKKSVISFSQPIIDANEEIYAYEILSRFPREDGSLIYPNEIFTAARSRGRLYALDRICRMAAVRYSAVLKKKTFINFIPTSIYSPEFCLQTTVQLANQLGIDPNQFVFEVVESDKVDDIEHLKSILNYYKQKGFQYALDDVGEGYNTLEMLADLKPQYMKLDIKYVQGVSGNSEKQAVAKQFLAKAFEVNAIPLAEGIESRADFEWLKENGYQLFQGYLFGKPSIHPQRKL; via the coding sequence ATGCCTTGTAAAAGCTGCTTAGTTTTAGAGTTACAGTTTGACATACAGTTAAAGGGACAACAAAATCTATCACTGATGGAAAAGGTAGTCAATTATTTTAAAAGAAGAGGCTTGTTGATTTCGGTAAAGGATGATTTTTTTATTATTCAAGAGTCAGGCGTCAGGGAGTTGCTTGATTTTTGCCATGATTATATGGATTTAGCGCAAGTTTATTTTCGTTTTGACAATAGAACGTGGCAACCTATTACAGAAATCGAGCCGATTTTAGAGATGAAGTGGATTGATGAAGTAATCAGGAAGAAATCTGTTATTAGCTTCTCTCAACCGATTATCGATGCAAATGAAGAAATTTATGCTTATGAAATATTATCTAGGTTTCCAAGAGAGGATGGTTCTCTAATCTATCCTAATGAAATTTTTACTGCTGCGAGAAGTCGTGGACGGTTATATGCTCTAGATCGCATATGTAGAATGGCGGCAGTGCGCTATTCAGCAGTATTAAAGAAAAAGACATTTATAAACTTTATTCCCACGTCTATTTATTCCCCAGAGTTTTGTTTACAAACAACAGTACAATTAGCAAATCAATTAGGCATTGATCCGAATCAGTTTGTTTTTGAAGTAGTCGAATCAGACAAAGTCGATGACATTGAGCATTTAAAATCAATTCTCAATTACTATAAACAAAAGGGCTTTCAATATGCCTTGGATGATGTTGGGGAAGGGTACAACACGCTGGAAATGCTTGCAGACTTAAAGCCTCAATATATGAAATTGGACATCAAATATGTTCAAGGTGTTAGCGGAAATAGTGAAAAGCAAGCAGTAGCCAAGCAGTTTTTAGCGAAGGCCTTTGAAGTGAATGCGATTCCGTTAGCAGAAGGTATTGAGAGCAGAGCGGATTTTGAATGGTTAAAGGAAAATGGCTATCAGCTTTTTCAAGGTTACCTCTTTGGAAAACCGAGCATACATCCTCAACGGAAACTGTAA
- a CDS encoding PhzF family phenazine biosynthesis protein: MYYYVIDAFTEIKFGGNPAGVVIYEHLNEEFMQKFAAEVRFSETAFIKKIDNNHFDIKFFTPTSQVALCGHATIASFKALLDCQAIEDNHTYYMKTLAGTLAVEVNQSFFMMEQAEPRLGKIFDDYDKLSTLFNMDKEQIGDNHFKLVPQAVSTGLWDIMLPIKTKDALYALNPDFNALTQYAKRHNIGGVHAFTLDTDSGIAESRNFCPLYGIDEEAATGTSNGALTYYLLHNRVLTKFNEEFTFLQGYSMGRPSTIITKLIHNNDPRVMVGGNAIILTKGELY; encoded by the coding sequence TTGTACTATTATGTAATTGATGCTTTTACAGAGATAAAGTTTGGCGGAAATCCGGCAGGCGTAGTGATTTATGAACATTTAAACGAAGAATTTATGCAAAAGTTTGCTGCGGAGGTTCGCTTTTCAGAAACAGCCTTTATTAAAAAAATAGACAATAATCATTTTGATATAAAATTTTTCACACCAACTTCCCAAGTAGCACTGTGTGGCCATGCTACAATAGCCTCCTTTAAAGCGCTATTGGACTGTCAAGCGATTGAAGATAACCATACTTACTATATGAAAACACTGGCGGGCACACTGGCTGTTGAAGTGAATCAATCATTTTTTATGATGGAGCAAGCTGAACCAAGACTCGGAAAAATCTTTGATGATTATGATAAGCTGTCTACTCTTTTTAATATGGATAAAGAGCAAATTGGCGATAACCATTTTAAACTAGTGCCTCAAGCTGTAAGCACTGGGCTTTGGGATATTATGCTTCCAATCAAAACAAAAGATGCATTATACGCGTTAAACCCTGATTTTAATGCCCTTACGCAATATGCCAAACGCCATAACATAGGAGGCGTTCATGCATTTACACTGGACACAGATAGTGGAATAGCAGAGAGTAGAAACTTTTGCCCGCTCTATGGGATTGATGAAGAAGCAGCAACAGGGACTTCCAATGGTGCATTAACGTATTATCTTCTTCATAATCGCGTGCTAACGAAATTTAATGAAGAATTCACGTTTTTGCAAGGCTATAGCATGGGCAGACCTTCTACCATTATCACTAAATTAATACATAATAATGATCCAAGAGTGATGGTGGGAGGAAATGCCATAATCTTGACAAAAGGCGAATTATACTAG
- a CDS encoding lysophospholipid acyltransferase family protein, which yields MFEAKKSKVAAWMFHLVQQRLLTRYFHKIWLAIEEPLPKNALFIANHSSWWDGLIFFQLEKRQKVPPIYMMTHEDGIKQVPIFKWIGAFSVNPHSAKHVMQSLRYAQMLLNEEKSVALFPQGAEVHLEARPLQFQKGAAFLAGKSPRIPVIPVTIYYTFRHMMKGEVWISIGGPIEIEGKNNENLTQHFEEIMTAQLNSLKQDVVTNHYEKYINIL from the coding sequence ATGTTTGAAGCAAAAAAAAGTAAAGTGGCTGCTTGGATGTTTCACCTCGTGCAACAAAGGTTATTAACTCGCTATTTTCATAAAATTTGGCTTGCTATAGAGGAGCCCTTGCCAAAAAATGCCCTTTTTATTGCGAATCATAGTAGCTGGTGGGATGGACTTATATTTTTTCAACTGGAAAAGCGACAGAAAGTACCGCCAATTTATATGATGACGCATGAAGATGGCATAAAACAAGTACCGATTTTTAAATGGATCGGTGCTTTTTCTGTCAATCCACATAGTGCAAAACATGTGATGCAATCGCTCCGTTATGCACAAATGTTATTAAATGAAGAAAAAAGTGTTGCCTTGTTTCCACAAGGGGCAGAGGTTCATTTAGAAGCACGCCCATTACAATTTCAAAAAGGGGCCGCTTTTTTAGCGGGAAAATCTCCTCGAATACCTGTTATTCCAGTCACGATATACTATACTTTTCGCCATATGATGAAGGGGGAAGTATGGATTTCTATCGGAGGTCCCATCGAGATAGAAGGAAAAAACAATGAAAATCTTACACAGCATTTTGAGGAAATCATGACAGCCCAATTGAATTCGTTGAAGCAAGATGTAGTTACAAATCACTACGAAAAATATATCAATATATTATGA
- a CDS encoding carotenoid biosynthesis protein gives MRWQHHIFYFFLIWYSFGVILVGFNLLPTWLEWANSVFIITAGVLGVIYFFRGFGAIYGVSISTLIFITTFIVEYLGSTHSILFGSYHYTQYFEPNLFGVPIAIGFAWIMVIATSHAIVHIVRLPNRWIRSIIASLLAVVFDLVLDPVSFKVKEYWVWEQGGYYYDIPFTNFLGWFLTALVLHIVIGLFGNLLNVDKQWQQRMVLLYSLMICMFAFIALLNKLYLAAIIPVIVLAILLVTMKRDEHYV, from the coding sequence ATGAGATGGCAACATCATATTTTTTATTTTTTTCTTATTTGGTATAGCTTCGGTGTGATTTTAGTAGGGTTTAATCTATTGCCAACATGGCTTGAATGGGCAAACAGTGTCTTTATTATCACAGCGGGTGTGCTTGGGGTTATTTATTTTTTTAGGGGATTTGGCGCAATTTATGGTGTGAGTATTAGTACACTCATTTTTATCACAACGTTTATTGTCGAATATTTAGGATCTACCCATTCCATTCTTTTTGGCTCTTATCATTATACGCAATATTTCGAACCTAATCTTTTTGGCGTGCCTATTGCAATCGGTTTCGCTTGGATTATGGTGATTGCCACTTCCCATGCGATAGTGCATATTGTTCGTCTACCAAATAGGTGGATTCGCTCTATTATTGCGAGTCTATTAGCGGTGGTGTTTGATTTAGTACTTGATCCTGTTTCCTTTAAAGTCAAAGAATATTGGGTATGGGAACAGGGCGGGTATTATTATGACATTCCATTTACCAATTTTCTTGGCTGGTTTTTAACTGCTTTGGTTTTACATATCGTCATAGGGCTCTTTGGCAACTTGCTAAACGTAGATAAGCAGTGGCAACAACGAATGGTCCTTTTATATAGCTTAATGATTTGTATGTTTGCATTTATCGCCCTGTTAAACAAACTCTATTTAGCAGCAATCATTCCAGTAATCGTTTTAGCTATCCTACTTGTAACTATGAAGCGAGATGAACATTATGTTTGA